CTTATGACGAGTTACTGGTTCATTTTCAATCATTAACATCAGTATTTGCGGGTAATGATTTTGTCATCTGTGAGGATGGATTTGCTGTACTGACCGGTTCTTCTGAAAATGCAATTTCGGTGAAGTGGACAACAGATGGTGATGGAGCTTTTGAAGAGTCGTCCTCATTGCAGACTTCCTATATTCCAGGTGAGGAGGATATTACAAACGGAGAAGTTGAACTATGTCTGACCGCCTATTCAGGCGGATTTTGCCCCGATGTTACTGATTGTATTACTTTATACATCAATCCTTTGCCCGTTGCTTTTGCGGGAGATGATGCGACTATTTGTAAAACTGATAACTATATGTTGAATGGTGGCGCCCAGCACTATAGCAGTTCTCTCTGGTTTACCAGTGGCGATGGTACTTTTGATGACCCGGGCTTGCTGAATGCTACCTATACTCCGGGGGTAGAAGATTTGCAATCGAACCAGGTTGACCTTACACTTTTTATTTTTGGACTTGAAGCCTGTTCAAATGCACAAGACTCGATGATACTTCATCTCAACCTTCCACCGCAGGTGGTTGCAGGAGATGATACCACGATCTGTGAAAATGATATTGCTTCGCTTTCAGGTTCCGCCCACCAATACGAAAACATTATATGGCAAACAGACGGGGATGGATTTTTTGGGGATGTTAACAGCCTGAATACTACCTATACACCTGGTTCCGATGATGTTACCAATGGTTCTGTTGAATTATGCATTACAGCAACCGGGTATGAAGGTTGCGATCCGACCTCTGATTGCCTGATCATTTCCATCTCGCGGTTCCCGGTTGTTTCAGCAGGTGAAGATCTTTCTGCTTGTGTAACCGATAACGTTAGTTTAAATGCAACAGCTGATTTTACAATTGCTGTAAACTGGAGTTCTTCCGGGGATGGTTCCTTTATTGACCCTGGAAATCTGGTTACCGAATACATCCCCGGTCCATCGGATCTGGCAAACGGATTTGTTGAGCTTTGCCTTACAGGAACCGGGGCGGGTCCGTGTGATGAAGTGTCTGATTGTGCACTTGTTACCTTTATTCCGCTACCAATTGCAAATGCCGGTCAGGACGTCACTATCGGTAAAAACGACATTTATCTTACCTCTTCTGCGGTGGTTGGTAATAACGATCAACTATTATGGACAACATCAGGCACAGGTTCATTTAATGACCCTGCATCACTTGTAACCTTTTACACGCCAAGCCTTGATGATATCGTCTTTGGTTCGGTGACGCTTACACTGACTGCTTTTCCGGTCAGTCCATGCCAGATGGCTGCAAGTGATGAAATTGTGCTGAAGATAGAGTATACATGTCTTGATGCAAAGGTGGATGCTGGTGCTGATGCGTCGGTATGTCTGGGAAACAGTTATCAACTGTCCAACATTTCTGCCCTGTTCAACGAAAGTATAATCTGGGAAACAACCGGGGATGGAACATTTGATGACAATACAATTCTCACTCCTGTCTATACACCCGGAATAAACGATATCAGCAGTGGAAGTGTGGTCCTTTGCCTTACAGGTATTGGCTTTGAAAGCTGTGATGATGATACCGACTGTATGGAGTTGACCATACAATACCCTCCACTTGCATTTGCCGGTTATGACAATACCGTTCCTTTTCCGGAAGAAGAGGGATATCCGCTCGAATACGCATTTGCAGAACACTTTGAATATATTCAATGGTTTACTACAAATGGGATGGGCTATTTCTCAAACGAACAGGTAGTCAATCCGATTTATTACCCGAGTTTTATGGACGTTTCTCTCGATTATGTGGAACTTCAGGTCAATTGCAGCCCTATAAATCCCTGTGAAATTTCTGCTCAGGATGTTGTGCATGTTACCTTTATCGATGAATGTGACGATGCATCGGTGACAATTTCGGAAGATACAATTTCCCATTGTATCACTGGTACACCTATACAGGTCAGCGCCACCGGGTTCCTTTATTCAGCCATAAATTGGACTACTTCCGGTGATGGCCAGTTCATTAGTGGTAACACATTAAATCCTCAATACATATTGGGAGCCAACGACCTGGTTACCGGCGAATTTATGCTAACAGTTGATGCCATTGGGTTCGAAGGTTGTCAATCAGCAATAGATAGTGTGAAGGTATTTTCCCAAATGTCTCCAACTGTTTTTGCAGGAAGCGACCAGACCATTTGTGACGGACAGACATGCCTGATAGAGGATGCCTTTGCCGCAAATTATGAACTCATATCGTGGAGTACGTCCGGAGATGGTTATTTTAGTGTGCCAGATAATGTCATTACCGAATACATTCCGGGATTCAGTGACTCCATGATGGGAGTGATTGAAATTACACTGACTGCTGAAGGAGTTTTTCCCTGTGAGGTGTATGCATCTTCAACGATGCTTCTTACCATTGACCGGCCATTCATTATTGTAAATCTCTCTGATTCAGAAGTTCATTTAGAGGAAAATGTTACATTAACCATAGAAGCATTGAACGCTGATTTTTATCAATGGTTTGGGCCGTATGGTATGATAGATGGAGCAAACCAACCTATTTTCACAATTTATAATGCAGAATATGATGACAGCGGTTCTTACTACTGTGAAATTATTAACTCCTGTACTTCAATCACGAGTAATGTAGTCACAGTAAGGGTGTATGAACTTCATCAATTAATTGTACCCGAAGGTTGGAGTGGAATATCATCCTGGATTGTACCTTATCATCCGGAAATTGTTGATCTGTTTGCCAATGTCCATGATGATCTGGTATTGCTCAAAAATTTGACAGGTGTTTATTGCCCATTGCTTCAACTTAATATATTGAACACCTGGAATTCCCAGCATGGGTATGAGGTAAAATTTGCAAACAATGTAACTGTTGATTTCAAGGGACAGGCAAACGAAAATCTGACAGTTACGATGAATGCCGGCTGGAATTATCTGCCGGTGATCAGTCGGTGCCCGGTCAATCTCGCTCAGTTATTTGGATCTTCACCTATTGTAATTATTAAAGAAATCAGTGGACCTGGAGTTTACTGGCCGGTTTTGGGAATTAATACGATTGGTTACCTGCTACCCGGTAAGGCTTACATGCTATGCTCAAGCAGCCCTTTCAGCGCTACTTATCCCATTTGTGAATCAACCAAATCGGAGGTTGTGAGTAATTTATTTAAACCAGACAATCAGACCCCATGGAATCCTATTCATTTCACCTCTTCAACACATGTAATTGCCTTTGACCAATTAGCAATCAGCAAAATGCCTTCGGGGTCAATCATTGGTGCTTTTAACAGTGAGGGCTTGTGTACCGGTGTAATTCAGGTGAATGGAAACACGGATGCCTTGACAGTATTTGGTGATGATGCACTAACGATTGAGCATGACGGAATGCTGGAAGAGAATCTGATCACATTCAGGC
This window of the Bacteroidales bacterium genome carries:
- a CDS encoding T9SS type A sorting domain-containing protein, whose product is DDLLVTIEQSPTVDAGANQTICETDVVSLMATAGNYSSIHWTTDGDGTFSDATTLDPVYYPGAGDIAGGQVNLTSTAFAMNLCNDVSDQVTVMIDSAPAVFAGEDVVICETEEVQLSAIVENYSSLLWQTSGDGSFDDQQSLSAIYNPGSQDILSGTVLLSITAFSSGVCPDASDDLLVTIEQSPTVDAGENQTICETDVVSLLATAGNYSSIQWTTDGDGTFSDATTLDPVYYPGAGDIAGGQVNLDLKAYPQAFCSPEEGVVIVNIIPLPIVFAGVDVTICENQNYTVSGEAANFSTLVWSTGGDGFFDNSNVMNPTYTPGIYDVSTGYVELCLTAEPVNPCSIVSSDCMMIHFAPMPVLEISSSTTICENSTLTLTASALNCCNYYWETAGDGIFDDISTLNPTYTPGPSDIGNGTVELCLVGVGCNPCNGSVIECIELSIQRQPIVFAGNDGYICGNSSYQLEQATAEHYSSLLWTTSGDGIFGNATSISTTYTPGPTDIFVGFAAICLTVEPVNPCFVSAIDCLSIEILPLPDANAGQDKEVCITNSYVLLQGFVSNYTSFYWTTTGTGYFDNPAKLNPRYFFSFLDKDQGYVNLVLHAVSASCGEVTDTLLVTIHKEAIVYAGLDESVCSSETFETTGATASNVASVYWTTTGDGYFESPTAIITQYHPGVMDIQSGAVMLCLNASAFAPCADISDCMKLILLPPAFIDAGEDIEICETESVPVLATAMNHQSVLWQTSGDGIFENPVNPETIYLPGVQDISNGSVTLSVEALSNTNCGDAYDELLVHFQSLTSVFAGNDFVICEDGFAVLTGSSENAISVKWTTDGDGAFEESSSLQTSYIPGEEDITNGEVELCLTAYSGGFCPDVTDCITLYINPLPVAFAGDDATICKTDNYMLNGGAQHYSSSLWFTSGDGTFDDPGLLNATYTPGVEDLQSNQVDLTLFIFGLEACSNAQDSMILHLNLPPQVVAGDDTTICENDIASLSGSAHQYENIIWQTDGDGFFGDVNSLNTTYTPGSDDVTNGSVELCITATGYEGCDPTSDCLIISISRFPVVSAGEDLSACVTDNVSLNATADFTIAVNWSSSGDGSFIDPGNLVTEYIPGPSDLANGFVELCLTGTGAGPCDEVSDCALVTFIPLPIANAGQDVTIGKNDIYLTSSAVVGNNDQLLWTTSGTGSFNDPASLVTFYTPSLDDIVFGSVTLTLTAFPVSPCQMAASDEIVLKIEYTCLDAKVDAGADASVCLGNSYQLSNISALFNESIIWETTGDGTFDDNTILTPVYTPGINDISSGSVVLCLTGIGFESCDDDTDCMELTIQYPPLAFAGYDNTVPFPEEEGYPLEYAFAEHFEYIQWFTTNGMGYFSNEQVVNPIYYPSFMDVSLDYVELQVNCSPINPCEISAQDVVHVTFIDECDDASVTISEDTISHCITGTPIQVSATGFLYSAINWTTSGDGQFISGNTLNPQYILGANDLVTGEFMLTVDAIGFEGCQSAIDSVKVFSQMSPTVFAGSDQTICDGQTCLIEDAFAANYELISWSTSGDGYFSVPDNVITEYIPGFSDSMMGVIEITLTAEGVFPCEVYASSTMLLTIDRPFIIVNLSDSEVHLEENVTLTIEALNADFYQWFGPYGMIDGANQPIFTIYNAEYDDSGSYYCEIINSCTSITSNVVTVRVYELHQLIVPEGWSGISSWIVPYHPEIVDLFANVHDDLVLLKNLTGVYCPLLQLNILNTWNSQHGYEVKFANNVTVDFKGQANENLTVTMNAGWNYLPVISRCPVNLAQLFGSSPIVIIKEISGPGVYWPVLGINTIGYLLPGKAYMLCSSSPFSATYPICESTKSEVVSNLFKPDNQTPWNPIHFTSSTHVIAFDQLAISKMPSGSIIGAFNSEGLCTGVIQVNGNTDALTVFGDDALTIEHDGMLEENLITFRLYDPSTGNSYDLDVEYDQQFTNHDGEFRINGLSRVIDLKTTAIGVGEYDAVTMRIYPNPTSGEINIAGIVDQSYIEVYSTGGQLLQTHFFEPNTVNPNVLKFSLESYPAGVYYLKIISEKRTEVRKIILR